Genomic segment of Candidatus Thermoplasmatota archaeon:
AGATTCGGGGAGCTGGTGCGCGAGATGGAACGCTGCAACGACGAGTACCAGTTCGACCGTTCCATGGCCATGCTCCAGGATTTCCTGTGGCATGAGTTCGCGGACCACTACATCGAGCTGGTTAAGCACAGGGCCTATTCGGATAAGGACGATGGCGCCAGGTATGCGCTGTACATCGTTGGCCTAGGCCTCTTGAAGATGATATCCGTGTTCCTTCCGCACGTCGCCGAGGACGCATATCAGACGGTGTTCAAGGAGCACGAGAAGTCCATCAGCATTCACGTGTCCGAATGGCCTACTGCTCCTGAGCGTGATGAGCAGGCCGAGAAAAAGGGCGAATTGATCAAGGAGATCGTCGCTTCAGTCCGTGCCTGGAAGTCTTCCAAGGGGATGTCTTTGAACTCGGAGATATCCAGGGTTGAGATCGTCGGTCCGGAAGCCGATCGACTCGTGGCCGGCTCTGAGGACGATATCAAGGAGACTCTCAAATCGAGGGAGTTCGAGACGAGAAAGGACATCTCACTCAAGGAGTCGGTCGCGCGAATCAAACCAGTTCACTCCAGGCTCGGGCCGGCCTTCAGGAAGGACGCCAAGGAGATCGTTGAGAAGCTGTCCTCGGTCTCGGGGACCGAGATCGGCCCGTCTGGAATCGAGATGAAGATGACCGATGGGCGCACAATCGTGATCGCTCCGGAGTACTTCGAGATTGAGAAGAAAATCACCTCAGACAAGGGCGCATTGGAGCATATCTCGGCCGGCGGATTGTCCATCATGGTCTATCAATGAGCCGCATCCAGCTTCTCGGACATTTCTCGACAGGTTATAATACTGAGAGCACGATTTGCAGGTTGAAATGGATAAGAAGGATGTCGTCGTGGAGGTTCTCCGCGGAGTCATGGATACACATACCGGTGTCAGCGTCTACGACATGGGCCTGATCTCCGATATTGTTGTGAGAGATGACTCGGTCGATTTGACGTTCATGCCCACGAGCCCCTTCTGCCCAGTGGGCATCGAGCTCGCAAAAGCAATCCGGGACAGTATCCTGACGATCGAAGGCGTCAAGAGCTGCAACGTCAAGGTGGTCGGTCACATCAGGGCCGAACAGATCAACCAGGCTCTCAGCGCCTAGGCTGGTTCCTGACCAGGTCGATCCTCACCCGCTTGTTCTGGAACGAGTACTGCTCAAGCCCATTCATTGCCCTGAACGCCACGCTCTTGTGTATCTCGATTCTGCTAGTGTCGTTCCCAACCTCGATCCTGCCAATCAGATGCTCTATGATGCCCGTCTTCCGCTCGATGAACCTGAGAAGGTCAAGCATCCCAATCCCGTCCTTCTTTCCCACATTGATCACGAACGGCACCATGCCGAAATGGTCCGCGTACTCCTCGATGTCCAGCTGTTTCTTGACCGTGTCCCTGCCCTTGCCATTTGGGACCTCATGCTCTTCTAGCTTCGTCCTGCCGAAGCTTTCGATGGCCTTGACCAGGTGCTGCTCTTCCTTGGAGACGAATGTGATGGCCCGTCCAGTCTTCCCGGCTCTCGCTGTCCTCCCGATCCTGTGCACATAGTCCTCGGGATTCTCTGGGATGTCGTAGTTGAAAACATGGGTCACATCATCGATGTCCAGTCCCCTGGCCGCCACATCAGTTGCGATCAGGATGTTCAGCTTTCCGGACCTGAACTTGGTCATCACCTTGTCTCTGGCAGACTGCGTGAGATCACCGTGAATCGCGTCGGCCGAGTACCCGTACGCCCTCAGCTTACCGGCGAGCATGTCCACCATGCGTTTGGTCGAACAGAACACCATCGCGAGCTGCGGCTTCTCGCTATCGAGGATTCTGCAAAGCGCCCAGAGCTTGTTCTTCCTGCCCACACTGATGTAGACCTGCTCTGCCTGAGGTACTGTCAGAGACTCCCCGCTGATGGCCACCTCCTTCGGCTTGCGCATGTACCTTTGGGCCAGGCCCTTGATGGTGTCTGGGAGAGTCGCTGAGAAGAGCATTGTCTGCCTGTTCTTGGGCACGCTCTGGAGAATCCATTCGATGTCGTCTATGAACCCCATATCGAGCATCCGATCCGCTTCGTCAAGTACCAGGAATCGTACTCCCTCGAACGAGAGCTCGCCCCTCCTCATCAGGTCCATCAATCTTCCGGGTGTGCCGACGACGATCTCCACCCCTCTCCGGATCTTGTCTGTCTGGACGTTGATCGACTGACCTCCGTAAATGGGAACTGATTTGACGCCGGAGTACTTTGCAAGATCGTCGAAGTCCCCGGCCACTTGGATGGCCAACTCCCTGGTAGGGGTGAGGGCCAGGCACTGGATCTTCTTGTTCTTGTGAAGCTTCTCAATGATTGGTATCGCAAACGCCCCAGTCTTACCTGTACCAGTCTGCGCCTGCGCCATCAGGTCATTGCCAGCCCTCGCCAACGGGATGACCTGTTCTTGCACAGGTGTCGGTTCATCCCACTCGAGATCCTTCATGGCTCTTAGGATCTCCTGGTTTGTCACGATCGTGCTGAATTGCATCCTTCTCAGTCTTCCTTCGCTCTATTGCCGCGCAAGTTAGTCTTGAAGCAGTATTTTAAACCATGCGGGGATGATACCTGTGGTCAGGGTCTTGCGTGGGAGACAGAGACTAGATGATGGCCAGAGCGAGGGAGGCTTGGCAGAGACTGTACTCCAAGCACGGACTCCAGTACGGTGGGACAGGAGACATTGGTCCTCTTGAGCCGCACCTCAAGACGGGCATGGTCGTCTTGGACGCCGGCTGCGGGGATGGCAAGACGACCGAGAT
This window contains:
- a CDS encoding DUF59 domain-containing protein, translating into MDKKDVVVEVLRGVMDTHTGVSVYDMGLISDIVVRDDSVDLTFMPTSPFCPVGIELAKAIRDSILTIEGVKSCNVKVVGHIRAEQINQALSA
- a CDS encoding DEAD/DEAH box helicase, with product MVTNQEILRAMKDLEWDEPTPVQEQVIPLARAGNDLMAQAQTGTGKTGAFAIPIIEKLHKNKKIQCLALTPTRELAIQVAGDFDDLAKYSGVKSVPIYGGQSINVQTDKIRRGVEIVVGTPGRLMDLMRRGELSFEGVRFLVLDEADRMLDMGFIDDIEWILQSVPKNRQTMLFSATLPDTIKGLAQRYMRKPKEVAISGESLTVPQAEQVYISVGRKNKLWALCRILDSEKPQLAMVFCSTKRMVDMLAGKLRAYGYSADAIHGDLTQSARDKVMTKFRSGKLNILIATDVAARGLDIDDVTHVFNYDIPENPEDYVHRIGRTARAGKTGRAITFVSKEEQHLVKAIESFGRTKLEEHEVPNGKGRDTVKKQLDIEEYADHFGMVPFVINVGKKDGIGMLDLLRFIERKTGIIEHLIGRIEVGNDTSRIEIHKSVAFRAMNGLEQYSFQNKRVRIDLVRNQPRR